From Ochotona princeps isolate mOchPri1 chromosome X, mOchPri1.hap1, whole genome shotgun sequence, one genomic window encodes:
- the SLITRK2 gene encoding SLIT and NTRK-like protein 2 produces MLSGVWFLSVFTVAGLLQTESRKTAKDICKIRCLCEEKENVLNINCENKGFTTVSLLQPPQYRIYQLFLNGNLLTRLYPNEFVNYSNAVTLHLGNNGLQEIRTGAFSGLKTLKRLHLNNNKLEVLREDTFLGLESLEYLQADYNYISAIEAGAFSKLNKLKVLILNDNLLLSLPSNVFRFVLLTHLDLRGNRLKVMPFAGVLEHIGGIMEIQLEENPWNCTCDLLPLKAWLDTITVFVGEIVCETPFRLHGKDVTQLTRQELCPRKSVGESSQRGSQADTHIQRLSPTMNPSLGPTRAPKASRPPKMRNRPTPRVTVSKDRQSFGPIMVYQTKSPVPFTCPSSCVCTSQSSDNGLNVNCQERKFTNISDLQPKPTSPKKLYLTGNYLQTVYKNDLSEYSSLDLLHLGNNRIAVIQEGAFTNLTSLRRLYLNGNYLEVLYPSMFDGLQSLQYLYLEYNVIKEIKPLTFDSLINLQLLFLNNNLLRSLPDNIFGGTALTRLNLRNNHFSHLPVKGVLDQLPAFIQIDLQENPWDCTCDIMGLKDWTEHANSPVIINEVTCESPAKHAGEILKFLGREAICPESPNLSDGMGLSVNHNTDTPRSLSVSPSSYPELHTEVPLSVLILGLLVVFILSVCFGAGLFVFVLKRRKGVPSVPRSGTNLDVSSFQLQYGSYNTEAHDKTDGHVYNYIPPPVGQMCQNPIYMQKEGDPVAYYRNLQEFNYGNLEEKKEEPATLAYTISATELLEKQASPREPEVLYQNIAERVKELPSAGLVHYNFCTLPKRHFTPSYESRRQNQDRINKTVLYGTPRKCFVGQSKPDHPLLQAKPQSEPDYLEVLEKQTAISQL; encoded by the coding sequence ATGCTGAGCGGCGTTTGGTTCCTCAGTGTGTTCACCGTGGCCGGGCTCTTACAGACCGAAAGTCGCAAAACTGCCAAAGACATTTGCAAGATCCGATGCCTGTGTGAAGAGAAGGAAAACGTACTGAACATTAACTGTGAAAACAAAGGATTTACAACggtcagcctgctccagccccccCAGTATCGAATCTATCAGCTTTTTCTCAATGGGAACCTTCTGACGAGACTATATCCAAATGAATTTGTCAATTATTCCAACGCGGTGACCCTTCACCTCGGCAACAACGGCTTGCAGGAGATCCGGACCGGGGCATTCAGCGGCCTGAAAACCCTCAAGAGACTGCACCTCAACAACAACAAGCTGGAGGTACTGAGGGAGGACACCTTCCTGGGCCTGGAGAGCCTGGAGTACCTGCAGGCAGACTACAATTACATCAGTGCCATCGAGGCAGGGGCGTTCAGCAAACTGAACAAGCTGAAAGTGCTCATCCTGAATGACAACCTGCTACTGTCCCTGCCCAGCAATGTCTTTCGCTTTGTCTTGCTGACCCACCTCGACCTGAGGGGCAACAGGCTGAAAGTCATGCCTTTCGCTGGTGTCCTTGAACACATCGGGGGCATCATGGAGATCCAGCTGGAGGAAAACCCGTGGAATTGCACCTGCGATTTGCTTCCCCTCAAGGCTTGGCTGGACACCATCACCGTTTTCGTGGGTGAAATTGTCTGTGAAACACCCTTCAGGTTGCATGGGAAAGATGTGACCCAACTGACCCGGCAAGAGCTCTGTCCCAGGAAAAGTGTTGGGGAATCTAGCCAGAGGGGCAGCCAAGCTGACACACACATCCAGAGGCTGTCGCCTACGATGAATCCTTCTCTTGGCCCAACCAGAGCTCCAAAAGCCAGCCGACCACCCAAAATGAGAAACCGTCCAACTCCGCGAGTGACTGTGTCCAAGGACAGGCAGAGCTTCGGCCCGATCATGGTGTACCAGACCAAGTCTCCTGTGCCCTTCACCTGCCCCAGTAGCTGCGTCTGCACCTCTCAGAGCTCAGACAATGGACTCAACGTGAACTGCCAAGAAAGGAAGTTCACTAATATCTCCGACCTGCAGCCCAAGCCTACCAGTCCAAAGAAACTCTACCTGACAGGGAACTATCTTCAGACTGTCTATAAGAATGACCTCTCAGAATACAGTTCTTTGGATCTGTTGCATTTAGGAAACAACAGGATTGCAGTAATTCAGGAAGGTGCATTCACAAACCTGACTAGTTTACGCAGACTGTATCTGAATGGCAATTACCTTGAAGTGCTGTATCCTTCTATGTTTGACGGACTGCAGAGCTTGCAGTATCTCTATTTAGAATATAACGTCATTAAGGAAATTAAGCCACTGACCTTCGATTCTCTGATTAACCTCCAGCTACTCTTTCTGAATAACAACCTGTTGCGGTCCTTACCCGATAATATCTTTGGGGGCACGGCCCTCACCAGGCTGAATCTGAGAAACAATCATTTTTCTCACCTGCCCGTAAAAGGGGTTCTGGATCAGCTTCCGGCTTTTATCCAGATAGATCTGCAAGAGAATCCATGGGACTGCACCTGTGACATCATGGGGCTGAAGGATTGGACAGAACATGCCAATTCCCCTGTCATCATCAACGAGGTGACGTGTGAGTCTCCTGCTAAGCATGCGGGGGAGATACTGAAGTTTCTAGGGAGAGAGGCTATTTGTCCAGAAAGTCCCAACTTGTCAGATGGCATGGGCTTGTCAGTGAATCACAACACAGACACGCCTCGGTCACTGAGTGTGTCTCCAAGTTCCTATCCTGAACTACACACCGAAGTTCCGCTTTCTGTCTTAATTTTAGGATTGCTCGTTGTTTTTATCCTATCTGTCTGTTTCGGGGCTGGTTTATTTGTCTTCGTTCTGAAACGCAGAAAGGGAGTGCCCAGTGTTCCCAGGAGTGGCACCAACTTAGATGTCAGTTCCTTCCAGTTACAGTATGGGTCTTATAACACTGAAGCTCATGATAAGACTGATGGCCACGTGTACAACTATATACCTCCACCTGTGGGTCAGATGTGCCAAAACCCCATCTACATGCAGAAGGAAGGGGACCCGGTAGCTTATTACCGAAACCTGCAAGAGTTCAACTATGGCAACCtggaggagaaaaaagaagagcCAGCCACACTTGCTTACACAATAAGTGCCACTGAGTTGCTGGAAAAGCAGGCCTCACCCAGAGAGCCTGAGGTGCTGTATCAAAATATTGCTGAGCGAGTCAAGGAACTCCCCAGTGCAGGCCTAGTCCACTATAACTTTTGTACCTTACCCAAAAGGCACTTCACCCCTTCATATGAATCTCGACGCCAAAACCAAGACAGAATCAATAAAACCGTTTTATATGGAACTCCCAGGAAATGCTTTGTGGGGCAGTCAAAACCCGACCACCCTTTACTGCAAGCTAAGCCGCAATCAGAACCAGACTACCTCGAAGTTCTGGAAAAACAAACTGCAATCAGTCAGCTGTGA